In the genome of Scylla paramamosain isolate STU-SP2022 chromosome 2, ASM3559412v1, whole genome shotgun sequence, the window gagagagagagagagagagagagagagagagagagagaatcatggtACAATTACGTTACACATGTTTCATTCTTGGTGACCTCACAGGTGTCTGTATACTCTGACCCTCTGATTGGCAGCAAGCAGCATCTGTGTGGAGGCATCATTCTGAACGACAACCACGTCCTTACCACCGCCACCTGCGTTCATAAGTAGGTGCTGTACTTGTAGTTTGACATGAGTGTTGTACATGGTGGAGCGCACTCTCATAATTATGATTCGAAGTCTTATCTCGATTATTTAGTTTTACGAGTGAGAGAGAACTGAATGGGTGGGTGATAATATAATCCAGTGGGTAAGTAAATGAGATCGTTAGTGATGTAGAAAAGTGTGGGAATGTATGATTAACAGGGAGTAGTGAACGTTTATTGGGTTTTAAAGTGTGGGTTCATGATTTTAGGGATAGTTTAACGaagatttttaattgataatgaGGAAAATACAGATGGCAGCTCAGTGAACAACACTTTTACAATATATCCTCTATAgggactgacatctcagtggtccatttcttttttcttttacttcctttcttccttttgttgccctagacccctcttacataaagaaaaaaaatgtgatcgATTTTTTTAATGAGAGGTTTGCATTGAATAGAAATCATAAAATTTACGCTTGTAGTTACTTATAGTGATGTGTTCCGTGTGCCCCCAGCCGCAACAGCCTATACGTGATGGGCGCGGGCGTCAACCTGGAGAACGAGACAGGCTACGAGGAGCACAAGGCCGTCAGCATGGTAATCGTCCACCCAGATTACGACTCAGTGACAAAGGCGCACGATCTGGCTGTTCTGAAGGTACGAGTAAGCAAAGAATGAAAGCTATACATctatgtgatatatatatatatatatatatatatatatatatatatatatatatatatatatatatatatatatatatatatatatatatatatatatatatatatatattttttttttctttttttttttttttttttttttttttttttcatcttattcttactcttattttttgcaTGCTCATATTATGTTCAATATTTCTCGTTTTGTTGGCTCAAAACACCCGGCACTTGGTGGCAATGGCCTTTCTAACTTCGTAATGGTATTGCCTTTTAACTCAGCTTCCAAAAGTATTAAATATGTTTCGATGGCTGTTTTTTCTCACCCTGTTACTGAACCACACTCTCTTCCACTCAGCTCAACCACAACTTCGTCTTCGTGACTGGCTTGGTGACCCCCGCGGTGCTGCCAGCTCCTGAGACCGCCGAGCCTACCACCGGCACCCACATGACTGCCGTGGGCTGGGGCAAGGATGGCGTAAGTTATTATTAACACAGTGACACAGGAAGCGATTCAAAGAGTAAAAAgtccaaagaaaaagaagggttTCTCCAAGCCcatgaaacacttctgctccGCACCAACACCACAGCATTCAAAAagctccagttgaagtgacacgggtttttaagtgtttttatggttctagtggtagATCAACAGACCTTGAATAACTAGCGTCAGTCATTTCGTtaacccttcttttttttattctttactttttttttttattcatagttGATTTTATAACCAAAGTCCTGTGATTTATAATACTGGTCAATGTCCTCTCACCTGGACCTGACCCACAGCCTGATGGGGAGATGCAGATGATGCAGAAGGCAGTGAACCTGACCTACTTGTCCCGCGAGGAGTGCAGCGTGATCTTCGGAACTTTCGTGCAACCCAATGAAGGGTGCTTGGAGGGCAGCGATGGAGAGGGAGTCTGCATCGTGAGtctgtccccctctctctctctctctctctctctctctctctctctctctctctctctctctctctctctctctctctctctctctctttttttttctggtttctacTAGTTTCATGGACCGTGTCCTATCGTTTTTCGTGAATTAAATCTTAACAAAGTGTCGGACAAGGATGCTGTTTTGGCAGTGAATGTTTGAGATCCCGACCTAATTGGCAAAACTATGCTTTGGTGTCATATGTGGATGATGAAGGGAATTATAAGAGTAAATTTAAGGTAAACTTAGCTAAAATTTACAGGCCATGTCCTATCCTATAGTTAACTATCTGTCAAAAAGACAGAACTGCTGGTTGGGTGGGTGATTACTCTTAGGTCATAGTTAAACGTCACATCAACGTCACGAAAGGATGAGTGGGCAGAATATCAATCATGACGCCTAGTCTCGTTAAGTTTACCCTAATTTGCTGTTATAAATGCCTTCATTATCCACAAATGACACCAAAGCATATTTGTACCAATTAGGTAGGAGTCACAAACATTCAGTGTCAAATTGGCATCGTTGTCCGACGCTTTGTTATGATTTTATTTGGACATGGCCCCTGAAGTCTATAgtaattgccttttttttcatatcggaAATTcgaagttttattatttttcatctttattgtcataattttcatctatttttttagtACTATAATTTATTGTGTTATAGTTTTTACCCTTGTCTTTACCCATGCTTTTCATAGttctaaggttttttttttttcttttcaacattATATATGCCATTTTAGTATCAGAGATATTCCATAAGACCTGAATTCATGCCACTTGAACAGATTCCTCACTCCCTTTCCAACACAATGTAAGCTTTTCCAGCACTCCCACACCTTCAGCACTCACATACCTTCCTTAGCAGCACTATTTACAATATTATCTTATGTAGCATTCTAACGCTCATCCTTTTACATCTGCTAGCTCCCATCCACCTTTCCCTACCTTCCTTAGTATagcaacatgtgtgtgtgtgtttttttttttttttttcgtagcacAAACACTcgttcttcaatttttttcttgccttcgtGCACTCTTTACTGCCTTGTGTAGGGAGATGAGGGCGGCCTTGTGGAGGACGCCCATGGAACAGCCATGGCCATTGTGTCGTGGCACGTGAGTTGCGACGCCTTCCCTGCCGTGGTGACTCTCCTCGCTCCCTACCACGAATGGATCACCAGCCACTTCGATACCTAAGCCAATATTCTCCTCAGAAGCCACTAAGAGGGAACACCTGCAAGGACGAGTGGCAATGAGTGCCCTGTAAGCTCACTGGTTACTCTGAAGCCTGATTTTTACGTGTTTGTTTCCCATCAGTCTCGTTGACATTGTAACAACTATTAATGTCCATTGGAatactttccctttttcttcctatgtTCTCGGAAGCTCATCATGTGACGCATAAGACATTCTGTTTACGTGGCttcacataaaagaaaaatggaatttACTGgtatttcttccttacttttccttagGTGCCGTTGTGGTCGATGTTGATCTAGTGGTGCACTTTCGTCCCAAGCTCCCCGGTGTCCATATATTCGTACATTGAGTGGTTATGCCTCAGAATAGAAGACTGaatgagaaatatgaaaagaggccaaataacaaataaacatacacCGTGAATACATGGCACATAACATTTAAAGGAATATGCAAATAAGTCGTTAACCTTATGTTCGTCCATACCGTAGAATTAAGTGATACCCAAAAATCCTGACCTACACAACATAGGCctaattataaagaaaagagcTGCCATGTGATAGAGGGTCGAGTAGATTTTTATCAGTCAGTGTGGGAGGCAGTGGGAGCTGATTGTTTACTTTCCACATGCTGGCATCGAATTACCTAACTTCTTTCCCACGCGTACGTCACGTTGGAGTAATCATCAGCACCCGACACATGAGATAAGGCGACGAGCATACAGGTCCTGCAGCTGAAAATCGATGGTACTTctaaaatggtgtgtgtgtgtgtgtgtgtgtgtgtgtgtgtgtgtgtgtgtgtgtgtgtgtgtgttacccaaGAAGTCATCCGTCCTTCCTTGCATGCTCTGGTCTACTTATCTTTTTTCGCCCTTTTCTCGCATGATCTGCACTCTGTTCTTGCTCTTCTCATAGCCTTCCATCTCATAATCCAGCACTGTTTTGCACTCACCTCATCTTACATAGTCATGTATACTCCTTTAATCATTCTATACTGAAAGTAAACGTATATGATATCAATAGCCGCTTAAATCAAAAATATCATGAAACCTCGATGAATTTTTGAAATTACATGAAATCCCTGAGTGAATCCATGGTTACATGAAATTACTAATAGTTTTGATGATTTCACGAAATAATTGTTTCCACGAATTTAATATAACATTATACTGCATTTATTTTGGTTTATATAGAGGTAAACACATTACTCCCTGGCGCCCAAAGACAGCTTGACTAGTTTAGCTATCAGTTGCATCCTTGTGAGCTACACGAAGCAAACCATGTTAGATAATGGGATACAGATATATAGCTACATTTGGATTTTtatcaagaaaaacaaatataatccTGGTATCCGAAAACATCATACGAGGGCAAGAAATAGGAGGGAATATTAGTGAAACCTGGTTTCCTGcgggagtgagggaagcctgTTCACTGTATTTATACAGCAATATTTGGCAATTAGCGAGTATCACTggggcagagaaagagagacagagccTCGCCCAAGGAATCCTTGGCTGTCacatgttttttctctctctctctctctctctctctctctctctctctctctctctctctctctctctctctctcacgcctttGTTTCTGGCTGCCTCGATGTTCCCTCGCCTGTGAGTTCCTCACAGGTTTTGTGTCCTGTGTTGAGGCAGTGTACTGTAAGGCGGAGACAACAaggtaactatatatatatatatatatatatatatatatatatatatatatatatatatatatatatatatatatatatatatatatatatatatataagtatgtgGTGTAACAACATTGCTTCTGTAGTCTATATTGTAATTTTGAGTGCCCATATTATTAGTGCTTGCCAAAGTAAGAAAGTGAAGAACATCTGTGCGTGCTAGGCAGACAGACACTAGAGGAGACAACCCTGTCTGTCGTCACACCCCGGCGCGGGCCCCGAGCGCTTGTGACACGTTCCTTGTGGGAGAACTGAGTCATGTGTGGCTTTCTTCTCAAATGTAAAACAGAAAACCAAGTGGAGTTAAGAAGGTGGAGTGGAACCTTTAAAGtttatcccctctttttttcctttaggggatagagagagagagagagagagagagagagagagagagagagagagaatgttccaAGGGCTTCTCTGAGAGCCTACACTGAGTAAATGGACAGAAAAGTAACAAGAATCAttggggaaaagaaatggaagttgagaaaggagggagaagaaagctaAAGGAGTTCAAACAGTTCTGGGACTGACTAGAGACGGACAAGACAACACCATAGTAAGCCTGATGACTACACTTCTACCTGGTTGAGTGctagaaaataagaaactgCAACCATTAAGGCCGTAAAGGAAGACATAGGAGACTGACCTATTGTGATCTCCCGTGTTGAGCTATGGGTATTTACcacttgtatttcttttttttttctttctttgttttttgtttttttttggcatactaaacaaaaaataagaaagaattgaTGGTTTGAGTTACGAAAAGTACATtataccataccacaccacacaacaccaccaccaccagcaacacacaccataccataccaaacaacaccacaccacgatATCCTTGGCGCCCCTACCTGCTCCGCCCCTCCGAGCCCTGCCAAGCCCCTCGGACCTCCACTCCGTTCTGCCGCGGCTAAGTTAACAATTTCCTGTCACATATTTAGCGTAATTTCGAGGGTTTTGCAGGGATTTCCAGATTATTTAAAAGACCGTTGTgtaggagtaggtggaggaggcggaggtggaggggagaagaggagtgtgagggggaggggagaggaggaggaagtattgAGGAGAGGCccaaaaaaaactattttggcTCTATATCAtcattttatgttatttttattagtggagtttgcattgttttgatatttaatttattaatagaaaagtATAACAAGTTATATAATaaaatccatttttttcattagcaCGCCTAGGATTGTTTTGATGTTTGATTTACAacttaaaaacataaaaaagtaataatatccaTTAAAATCTATTGTAACAattcgtattttcaaatttaaaatAACTCTGTTACTAGATctgaaaaatattttctttacagaacgagattttttttctatctggaaagtaaagattttttttctttttttttatttaaaatatgtaacataatctagtctggctgtgtttttcttctcgttatcatatattttttgtgaattttctttattattagtcaTGCTGGAAATATTTTTATATTCCAGATATTTGTTAAAATATatggcaagtcagaatatataaagcatTCCAGTCTAGTTCcgtttttcgaggggtcaactTCAAAATGGATTAACGTACGTATATAAAAGCGTGACGTCACCAGAGTACTGAGACCCGGTACATCTCTccattcttgtctctctctgtcaatcttCAGTGTGTCAGTTGAGGTATATGGCAGGTCAGACTATAATATGGTGCAGTCCAGTCTGGGTATCTTTCTTCTCGCGAGTTTCGAAATTGCCATATGTAAAAATAAAGACCGAGACGAACATTTTTCCTGACTCCCTACCTGCCCGTACATAAATATCTAGCTAAA includes:
- the LOC135109515 gene encoding ovochymase-2-like, coding for MKSLRVVSSLLALVAVGSAVPSQRIVGGDFTEEGDFPEMVSVYSDPLIGSKQHLCGGIILNDNHVLTTATCVHNRNSLYVMGAGVNLENETGYEEHKAVSMVIVHPDYDSVTKAHDLAVLKLNHNFVFVTGLVTPAVLPAPETAEPTTGTHMTAVGWGKDGPDGEMQMMQKAVNLTYLSREECSVIFGTFVQPNEGCLEGSDGEGVCIGDEGGLVEDAHGTAMAIVSWHVSCDAFPAVVTLLAPYHEWITSHFDT